In Actinomadura citrea, a single window of DNA contains:
- a CDS encoding GNAT family N-acetyltransferase: MVSIRECREEDLELLESRIPSPGRTRRHAARFEQQQRGLTTFLIAWAETVPVGTAQILWHGCAAPEVRQRHPDCPELNGLGVWPPELRSQGIGRAIIDAAEALVRQCGHDRIGLGVDDDNQRAAALYLRLGYQETGCRYFDRYHYIDDHGTRHEVVDPARFLVKRLGGVT; the protein is encoded by the coding sequence ATGGTCAGTATCCGAGAGTGCAGGGAGGAAGACCTTGAGCTGCTGGAGTCCCGGATCCCCTCGCCCGGCCGGACCAGGAGGCACGCGGCACGGTTCGAGCAGCAGCAGCGCGGTCTCACCACGTTCCTGATCGCCTGGGCCGAGACCGTTCCCGTCGGAACGGCGCAGATCCTGTGGCACGGCTGCGCCGCTCCCGAAGTGAGGCAGCGGCATCCGGATTGCCCCGAGCTCAACGGTCTGGGCGTCTGGCCGCCCGAACTGAGGTCCCAGGGCATCGGGCGCGCCATCATCGACGCGGCAGAAGCCCTCGTCCGCCAATGCGGCCACGACCGGATCGGGCTGGGTGTGGACGACGACAACCAGCGCGCAGCCGCTCTCTACCTGCGACTCGGCTACCAGGAAACCGGCTGCCGCTACTTCGACCGTTACCACTACATCGACGACCATGGGACCCGTCATGAAGTGGTCGATCCCGCGCGATTCCTGGTCAAGCGACTTGGCGGAGTCACGTGA